In Ignavibacteria bacterium, the following are encoded in one genomic region:
- a CDS encoding Glu/Leu/Phe/Val dehydrogenase gives MAKTYNAFSMAQEQFDNVATMLNLDSATRDLLRYPLREYHLTIPVKMDDGSARIFRGFRVQHNDARGPGKGGIRFHPQETVDTVRALSMWMTWKCSVVDIPLGGSKGGVICDPHNLSLREQEQICRGWIRQIARDIGPLRDVPAPDVMTNAQHMLWMLDEYETIFGAKYPGLITGKPVGMGGSLGRTEATGFGVVFTLREALKNLKLKPENTTASVQGFGNVAQYAIKLYTQLGGKVLCVSCWNNTEQISYSFRKKDGIQLDELLSIANKFGEIDINKAKELEYEVLSGEQWISQNVDILIPCALENQITKENVSSISNSVKVIAEGANGPTTPEADKIIHQRGIFLLPDFLANAGGVTCSYFEQVQSNMNYYWEKDEVLGKLDVKMTSAFIEVFELARKKNLYMRDAAYVIAINRVAQACKERGWV, from the coding sequence ATGGCAAAAACATACAATGCGTTTTCAATGGCGCAAGAGCAATTCGATAACGTTGCAACAATGTTAAACTTAGATTCAGCAACAAGAGATTTACTCCGATATCCGTTGCGAGAATATCATCTCACTATTCCCGTGAAAATGGATGACGGAAGCGCGCGAATCTTTCGAGGATTTCGCGTTCAACACAATGATGCCCGCGGACCGGGAAAAGGAGGAATTCGTTTCCATCCCCAAGAAACCGTAGATACTGTGAGAGCATTATCTATGTGGATGACGTGGAAATGTTCTGTCGTTGATATTCCACTCGGCGGGAGTAAAGGAGGAGTAATTTGCGACCCGCACAATTTAAGTCTACGCGAACAAGAACAAATCTGCCGGGGATGGATTAGACAAATTGCACGAGACATCGGTCCTTTACGAGATGTGCCAGCGCCGGATGTGATGACAAACGCGCAGCATATGCTATGGATGCTCGATGAATACGAAACAATTTTCGGCGCAAAATATCCTGGTCTCATCACAGGAAAACCCGTGGGAATGGGAGGTTCGTTAGGACGCACGGAAGCAACTGGTTTTGGTGTTGTGTTTACTTTAAGAGAAGCGCTAAAAAATTTGAAACTCAAACCTGAAAACACGACAGCAAGTGTTCAAGGTTTTGGTAATGTTGCACAGTACGCAATTAAATTATACACGCAATTGGGCGGAAAAGTCCTTTGTGTTTCTTGCTGGAATAATACGGAACAAATTTCCTATTCGTTTAGAAAAAAAGATGGCATTCAATTAGATGAACTTTTATCTATTGCGAATAAATTTGGCGAGATAGATATTAACAAAGCAAAAGAATTAGAATATGAAGTTCTTTCAGGCGAACAATGGATTTCTCAAAACGTGGATATTTTAATTCCGTGCGCTCTCGAAAATCAAATTACCAAAGAGAACGTTTCATCCATCAGCAATTCAGTAAAAGTTATTGCAGAAGGTGCAAACGGACCGACAACACCCGAAGCGGATAAAATAATTCACCAGAGAGGAATTTTTCTTCTGCCTGATTTTCTTGCCAATGCAGGCGGAGTAACATGCAGTTATTTTGAACAAGTTCAATCGAATATGAATTACTATTGGGAGAAAGATGAAGTCTTGGGAAAATTGGATGTGAAAATGACTTCTGCTTTTATCGAAGTGTTTGAATTAGCAAGAAAAAAGAATTTGTATATGCGAGACGCGGCGTACGTAATTGCAATCAACAGAGTAGCGCAGGCATGTAAAGAGCGAGGTTGGGTTTAA
- a CDS encoding T9SS type A sorting domain-containing protein: protein MKYIPLIIVLFFSTEVFAQTSLEVHPPSLNFGTITTSTLDSESVWIINPFSTPVSIFSAQNFHSEFSIRDTNFALAAQESIKLFVYFFSKHNLSYRDVFVIQSVPSFGAVSFSVSANATYSDVTYSFTQNLRDEPLKIALHQFTKNHTSLGYNTARDNMFEFIDDYNSDDTLECVYTGRKIFATNRDEAQAQNFNTEHTWPQSFFNEAEPMKSDLFHLFPTDNDANSARSNYPFGIVVANTTWQQGGSKLGRNSQNQIVFEPRALHKGNVARSLLYFVVRYDSNYGMFLSNTQESILRLWNRQDSVDTREKLRNNRIALFQQKRNPFIDHPEFVERISKFYGTATTPFAPEIFVSADTINFGFQTPGTFSTPRYLIIVNSGNTHLSIISYQLRTSFFSVSEIISSVPADSFVRWKINFSPTETGQDYFDTLSIVSNDADESITNIHLRGTTILTSSEVETAIPPSFFLAQNYPNPFNPETVIRYSLFVNSVVTLRIYDVMGKEVATIVNEDLCPGIYTATWDASSFAGGIYFYQLSSNGFPETKKMILLK, encoded by the coding sequence GTGAAATACATTCCGCTTATCATTGTCTTATTTTTCTCAACAGAAGTTTTCGCACAAACTTCTCTGGAAGTTCATCCGCCATCACTGAATTTCGGTACCATTACAACGTCAACGCTGGATTCGGAATCAGTGTGGATTATCAATCCGTTTTCAACGCCCGTTTCGATTTTTTCCGCACAAAATTTTCATAGTGAATTTTCAATACGCGATACAAACTTCGCTCTTGCGGCGCAGGAAAGCATCAAACTGTTTGTGTATTTTTTTTCGAAACATAATCTTTCCTATCGCGATGTGTTTGTCATACAATCCGTTCCATCCTTCGGAGCAGTTTCCTTTTCAGTTTCCGCAAATGCAACCTATTCCGACGTTACATATTCGTTCACCCAAAACTTGCGCGATGAACCGCTGAAAATTGCGTTGCATCAATTCACCAAAAACCATACGTCGCTCGGGTACAATACTGCGCGCGATAACATGTTTGAATTTATTGACGACTACAACAGCGACGATACACTCGAATGTGTGTACACGGGTAGAAAAATTTTTGCAACCAACAGAGATGAAGCGCAAGCGCAAAACTTCAACACGGAACATACGTGGCCCCAAAGTTTTTTCAACGAAGCGGAACCGATGAAATCCGATTTGTTTCATCTGTTTCCAACGGATAACGATGCAAACAGTGCGCGTTCCAATTATCCGTTTGGTATTGTTGTCGCAAATACTACGTGGCAACAAGGCGGCTCGAAACTCGGAAGAAATTCTCAGAATCAGATTGTATTTGAACCGCGCGCGCTGCACAAAGGAAACGTTGCGCGTTCATTGTTGTATTTTGTTGTTCGTTACGACAGCAATTATGGAATGTTTCTTTCAAACACGCAGGAATCCATTCTGCGTTTATGGAATCGGCAAGATAGCGTTGATACACGTGAAAAACTTCGCAACAATCGCATCGCTTTATTTCAACAAAAACGCAATCCATTCATTGACCATCCGGAATTTGTTGAACGTATTTCCAAATTTTACGGAACGGCAACAACACCATTTGCCCCGGAAATTTTTGTTTCTGCTGATACAATCAATTTCGGTTTTCAAACCCCCGGAACATTTTCCACGCCGCGATATCTCATTATCGTCAACAGCGGAAATACACATTTAAGCATCATTTCGTATCAGTTGCGTACATCGTTTTTCTCCGTTTCCGAAATTATTTCCTCTGTTCCTGCCGATTCTTTCGTCCGCTGGAAAATCAATTTTTCACCGACGGAAACAGGTCAAGATTATTTCGATACACTTTCGATTGTTTCCAACGATGCTGATGAAAGTATTACCAATATTCACTTGCGCGGTACGACGATACTCACTTCCTCAGAAGTTGAAACAGCAATTCCTCCATCATTTTTTCTTGCGCAAAATTATCCGAATCCGTTTAATCCGGAAACGGTTATTCGTTATTCCTTATTCGTTAATAGTGTTGTTACGTTGAGAATTTATGATGTGATGGGAAAAGAAGTTGCAACAATCGTCAACGAAGACCTCTGTCCAGGAATCTATACAGCAACGTGGGATGCAAGCAGTTTTGCAGGTGGAATATATTTCTATCAATTGTCTTCCAATGGATTTCCTGAAACAAAAAAAATGATTTTGTTGAAATAG
- a CDS encoding pyruvate, phosphate dikinase, translated as MIKETQNLEEVIYNLNERAKELSCLYKVEEILKDFTSPLEDVFNTLLTVIPTGWQFVELCKAKITYNGKSFSIQDFPETEWQQSAKIIVDKKLVGNIQVFYTSAVSSVGKKTFLSEEEKLLGTIADRLSNYIFHKNLQRTLGAWETAHSDKDDSGKKEWQIIIDLLKKTNVNLFLRISRKLLNHLAWIGIGEARNLLQMFGVQKNISDLESIYDTNKPSLKKDYESILQLSDSVFTIAEQNITNDELFALIQKWIKEERLTFLIRTLENVDTSLGDIFDALTRYHHLVHEKIELSPFLKNNIIVQLIHRLFTEQLEFINIAKQYVEIDDFFEILQHTVFPENSHGKLGGKSAGLFLAQKILQRLSQKEPLLKDIKVPRTWYISSDAIQHFLYYNNLEEIIEQKYKDIEQIRQEYPNIVQIFKNSRFPSDIIKGLSLILDDFENKPIIVRSSSLLEDRFGFAFAGKYKSLFLANRGSKGERLNALMDAIAEVYASVFGPDPILYRKEKGLIDFHEEMAVMVQEVVGTNVANYFLPSFAGVAFSNNEFRWSPRIKREDGLLRIVAGLGTRAVDRLSDDYPVLLSPGQPNIRVNVSPEEMVKYSPRKIDVINLEKNTFETIQTEKLFKMFGNEYPSAEHIVSVYSDEHVTTKSRFHLDFENDELVITFSGLFANTPFVKQTKLIMDSLKENMGIPVDVEFASTGKDFYLLQCRPQSFSKDSLPSPIPKDIPHKEILFSAKKFISNGKVPDITHIVYVDPNEYQLLDTLADLKSIGRVIGKLNVLLPKRQFILMGPGRWGSRGDIKLGVNVTYSDISNTAMLIEIAKSEGNYVPELSFGTHFFQDLVESSIRYLPLYPDEQNVIYNEAKLKSSKNLLSHLFPEFSLHQNVVKVIDVKKECEGKILKVLMNAELEEAVAFFDFPSLSGREEKNTSVEVSVISENHWRWRLAMAENIAKHLNFDMYGVKGLYIYGSAKNATAGPASDIDLLVHFTGTEAQKEQLLIWLHAWSVCLSEINYVRTGYHTEGILDIHFVSDEDIENRTSFAIKIGAITDAARPLKVGLEKITP; from the coding sequence GTGATAAAGGAAACGCAGAATTTAGAAGAAGTAATTTATAACTTAAACGAGCGTGCAAAAGAATTAAGTTGTCTCTATAAAGTAGAGGAAATTTTAAAAGATTTCACATCGCCGCTTGAAGATGTTTTCAATACGTTGTTAACGGTCATTCCAACGGGGTGGCAATTCGTTGAACTCTGCAAAGCAAAAATTACGTATAACGGAAAATCGTTTTCAATTCAGGACTTTCCTGAAACTGAATGGCAGCAAAGTGCAAAAATTATTGTTGATAAAAAACTTGTTGGAAACATTCAGGTTTTTTACACGAGCGCAGTGAGTTCTGTTGGGAAAAAAACATTTCTTTCAGAAGAAGAAAAATTGCTCGGCACTATTGCAGACAGATTGAGTAATTATATTTTTCATAAGAATCTTCAGCGAACACTCGGCGCATGGGAAACAGCGCACAGTGATAAAGATGATTCCGGAAAAAAAGAATGGCAAATCATTATTGATTTATTGAAGAAAACTAACGTCAATCTCTTCCTTCGCATCTCACGGAAACTCCTCAATCACCTCGCGTGGATTGGAATCGGCGAAGCGCGGAATTTGCTGCAAATGTTTGGCGTCCAAAAAAACATTTCTGATTTGGAGTCCATCTACGATACAAATAAACCATCGCTGAAAAAAGATTATGAATCTATTCTTCAACTCAGCGATTCTGTGTTTACCATTGCCGAACAAAACATCACCAACGATGAGTTATTTGCGTTAATACAAAAGTGGATTAAAGAAGAACGCTTAACGTTTTTAATTCGCACGCTTGAAAATGTTGATACGTCACTCGGCGATATTTTTGATGCCTTAACACGATATCATCATTTAGTGCACGAAAAAATTGAACTTTCACCGTTCTTAAAAAACAATATCATTGTTCAGTTGATTCATCGGTTATTCACGGAGCAGTTGGAGTTTATCAATATCGCAAAGCAATATGTTGAGATAGATGATTTTTTTGAAATATTGCAGCACACAGTTTTTCCCGAAAACAGTCACGGAAAATTAGGCGGTAAAAGCGCCGGTTTATTTCTTGCACAAAAAATATTGCAGCGATTAAGCCAGAAAGAACCGTTACTCAAGGATATCAAAGTTCCGCGCACGTGGTATATCTCTTCCGACGCTATTCAACATTTTCTGTATTACAATAATCTCGAAGAAATCATAGAACAAAAATATAAAGACATTGAACAGATACGGCAGGAGTATCCGAACATCGTACAGATTTTTAAGAACTCCCGCTTTCCTTCGGATATAATAAAAGGATTGTCGCTCATTCTGGATGATTTCGAAAACAAACCGATTATTGTACGGAGTTCAAGTCTGTTGGAAGACCGATTCGGATTTGCCTTTGCGGGAAAGTATAAAAGTTTATTCTTGGCAAATCGCGGTTCAAAAGGAGAACGATTAAATGCCTTAATGGACGCAATTGCCGAAGTCTATGCATCCGTTTTTGGTCCCGACCCGATTTTATACAGAAAAGAAAAAGGTTTGATTGACTTTCACGAAGAGATGGCGGTGATGGTTCAGGAAGTTGTCGGAACGAACGTTGCGAATTATTTTCTTCCCTCTTTTGCCGGAGTTGCATTTAGTAATAATGAGTTTCGATGGTCTCCGCGCATAAAACGTGAAGATGGTTTGCTTCGAATAGTTGCGGGACTCGGAACACGTGCCGTTGACCGTTTGAGTGATGATTATCCTGTGTTACTCTCACCCGGGCAACCGAACATCAGAGTAAATGTTTCGCCCGAAGAAATGGTGAAATATTCTCCTCGTAAAATTGATGTCATCAATCTCGAAAAAAATACATTCGAAACCATTCAAACAGAAAAACTTTTCAAAATGTTTGGTAATGAATATCCTTCTGCAGAACATATTGTTTCAGTGTATAGCGATGAACACGTTACAACGAAATCCCGATTTCATCTTGATTTCGAAAATGATGAACTGGTCATAACCTTCAGCGGTCTGTTCGCAAATACACCGTTCGTAAAACAAACGAAACTCATTATGGATTCTCTTAAAGAAAATATGGGAATTCCGGTGGATGTGGAATTTGCTTCGACGGGAAAAGATTTTTACCTCCTGCAATGCCGACCGCAGAGTTTTTCAAAAGATAGTTTGCCTTCTCCGATTCCAAAAGATATTCCACACAAGGAAATTTTGTTCTCCGCAAAAAAATTTATCTCGAACGGTAAAGTCCCCGATATTACTCACATTGTTTATGTTGACCCGAATGAATATCAGTTGCTCGATACACTCGCTGACTTAAAATCTATTGGAAGAGTTATTGGAAAATTAAATGTGCTTTTACCGAAGCGACAATTTATTTTAATGGGTCCGGGAAGATGGGGAAGCAGAGGAGATATTAAACTTGGAGTGAATGTTACGTATTCCGACATCAGCAACACAGCGATGTTAATTGAAATAGCAAAATCGGAAGGGAATTATGTTCCGGAATTATCCTTCGGGACACATTTCTTTCAGGATTTAGTTGAGTCGTCCATTCGATACTTACCGTTATATCCCGATGAACAAAATGTGATTTATAATGAAGCCAAGTTGAAAAGTTCGAAGAATTTACTCTCGCATCTGTTTCCGGAATTTTCACTGCATCAAAATGTGGTAAAAGTAATTGACGTAAAAAAAGAATGTGAAGGAAAAATTCTGAAAGTTCTTATGAATGCAGAACTTGAAGAAGCCGTTGCATTTTTCGATTTTCCAAGTCTATCAGGCAGAGAGGAAAAAAATACAAGCGTGGAGGTCTCCGTGATTTCTGAAAATCACTGGCGCTGGAGATTAGCAATGGCAGAGAATATTGCGAAACATTTGAATTTTGATATGTACGGAGTAAAAGGATTATACATTTACGGAAGCGCAAAAAATGCAACCGCCGGCCCTGCGAGCGACATTGATTTGTTAGTACATTTTACAGGAACCGAAGCGCAAAAAGAACAACTTCTTATTTGGTTACACGCGTGGAGTGTTTGTCTTTCGGAAATCAATTATGTGAGAACCGGTTATCACACTGAAGGAATTTTGGATATTCATTTTGTCAGCGATGAAGATATAGAAAACAGAACAAGTTTCGCAATCAAAATAGGCGCAATCACTGATGCCGCGCGCCCGCTAAAAGTTGGATTAGAAAAAATTACACCGTAG
- a CDS encoding T9SS type A sorting domain-containing protein — MNIIFTVLFLFLLSLSSFAQWSSDPNENLHVCDVNGEQVLPKIGNTSDNGCFISWFDNRSNGYAVYLQRLNALGEKQFADDGLLVSNFPQSSSLVDWDMTVDDSDCAIIVFTDERSGGPINPFAYRISKEGNFLWGDSGVSLSTSPSTYQANPKVVQTSDGNYVVTWIYASSPNKIAMQKISRPGFTMWGNDPIYLSGITGEHYTYPDIVASDSGSVIMMWSGYTGSFINPRNYHLYSQKFSALGNPVWSAEPETVYVLGRVAGFYVPKIFSDGNNGAFYVWHDDRNQINLTTGFVQHFSAEGTPLFPSNGVAGSTNTSQNHFDPMIAYDALSQQTYMFWKETNSSQSQFGIYGQKFSANGTRLWNDEGKVFIALGDNSSAYISAQAYENNIIVYYEELPFSGVNDVIKSFKIDSSGNFLWSGNILTVCGVASDKLRLNVALGQNGMSKLVWTDKRNDAGGLYAQNINFDGTFGNTVGVNERENNFPLQFWLEQNYPNPFNPITVISYRLSVNSFVTLKVYDILGKEVAILVNNTEMESGKHEVQFDASKLSSGMYFYKLSTNKFSAVKKMIVVK, encoded by the coding sequence ATGAATATCATTTTTACAGTTCTTTTCCTCTTTCTTCTTTCCCTTTCTTCCTTTGCGCAATGGTCATCCGATCCAAACGAAAACTTGCACGTGTGCGATGTAAACGGCGAGCAAGTTCTTCCTAAAATTGGAAACACATCGGACAACGGTTGTTTTATTTCGTGGTTTGATAATCGTTCAAACGGTTATGCAGTATATCTTCAACGATTAAATGCGCTTGGCGAAAAACAATTTGCTGACGATGGATTGCTCGTGAGTAACTTTCCGCAATCGAGTTCGCTCGTTGATTGGGATATGACAGTTGACGATAGTGATTGCGCAATTATTGTTTTTACCGATGAACGAAGCGGCGGACCAATAAACCCTTTTGCATACAGAATTAGTAAAGAAGGAAATTTTCTTTGGGGAGATAGCGGCGTTTCGCTTTCTACTTCGCCAAGCACGTATCAGGCAAATCCGAAAGTTGTGCAAACGAGCGACGGCAATTATGTTGTTACGTGGATTTATGCATCGTCGCCAAATAAAATTGCAATGCAAAAAATTTCCCGTCCTGGATTTACTATGTGGGGCAATGACCCAATTTATCTTTCGGGAATTACCGGCGAACATTACACGTATCCAGATATTGTTGCTTCGGATAGCGGAAGCGTGATAATGATGTGGTCGGGATATACAGGTTCGTTTATTAATCCTCGAAACTATCATTTGTATTCGCAGAAATTTTCTGCGCTTGGAAATCCTGTATGGTCTGCAGAACCGGAAACAGTGTATGTCCTCGGAAGAGTTGCGGGATTTTATGTTCCGAAAATTTTTTCCGATGGAAATAACGGCGCATTTTATGTTTGGCACGACGATAGAAATCAAATAAACTTAACAACAGGATTTGTTCAACATTTTTCTGCGGAAGGAACCCCTCTTTTCCCGAGCAATGGCGTTGCTGGTTCGACAAACACATCGCAAAATCATTTCGACCCGATGATTGCGTATGATGCTTTGTCACAACAAACATATATGTTTTGGAAGGAAACAAACTCGTCGCAAAGTCAATTCGGAATTTACGGACAAAAATTTTCTGCGAACGGAACGCGCTTATGGAATGATGAAGGGAAAGTTTTTATTGCGCTCGGCGATAATAGTTCGGCGTACATTTCTGCGCAAGCATATGAAAATAATATCATTGTGTATTATGAAGAACTTCCGTTTTCAGGAGTAAATGATGTTATCAAAAGTTTTAAAATTGATTCGTCGGGAAATTTTTTGTGGAGTGGAAATATTCTTACGGTATGCGGCGTTGCAAGCGATAAATTGCGATTGAATGTTGCGCTGGGACAAAACGGAATGTCGAAACTTGTGTGGACGGATAAACGCAACGATGCCGGTGGATTGTATGCGCAGAATATCAACTTCGACGGAACGTTTGGAAATACTGTGGGCGTGAATGAACGAGAAAATAATTTTCCGTTACAATTTTGGTTGGAACAGAATTATCCGAATCCGTTTAATCCAATTACTGTTATTAGTTATCGGTTATCGGTGAATAGTTTTGTAACGTTGAAAGTATATGACATACTTGGAAAAGAAGTTGCAATACTTGTGAACAACACAGAAATGGAATCAGGTAAACACGAAGTTCAATTTGATGCAAGTAAACTTTCGAGTGGAATGTATTTTTACAAACTTTCAACAAATAAATTTTCCGCCGTGAAAAAAATGATTGTCGTTAAATAG